Proteins encoded by one window of Collimonas fungivorans:
- a CDS encoding pilus assembly protein TadG-related protein, producing the protein MISHQNTSADQVSVSRQKRCEAVCQRGSIAVMAAIFLSIMVILLSSIDIGYMFYMKRDLQKSADLAALAGAQQLVSVPLTGNPVPTACAATDGPVLAAIGNAQMNGFSIVAPNPMGNSINVTCGRWDPIANAAMKPNYFSAPAAGTRLNAVRIVMAQKVPIFFGLGTHTLNAQAIASTSDPYAAFSVGSQLLQLNGGLVPGLLSAIGLNLNGTSLVSYNGLANVSVTPNGLLKALGFEIPLHADIGTVKQILQLNTAGCSNGMCTLQALLGAITTVGGQQDLISALGGLTVGQLNVLIPLLSDASGQGGLFTLVNVADGQSALDANLNALNVLNTVIGVANSHRFGSVNLNVALPGVATVTTQVGIVEPPSIGIGGIGTTAFTSQVRLYLHIQSNLLNLGLLKLDLPIIVDVVNGLGTISEMCTKKDSSGRDLAKIDVQAPVLSLCAGSINGAVDGSTVFSTNGACKKNLTDWPMVNLLNGVLKVNKAIAIDGLQNNSSLSLYKGQTLTTGSNSLPIGTTVSNLFSALTGALAGNLLGQGQGGVTNNNLASGLLSNMGNNSSTVLSYTQTVAGNLQTFVNGLGATVQSLLSGVLTLNLLNVLNSVGSLVGGLLTTLGNILGGLIGACGLIGHNSQACVAGSLSGSQGGGAGAITNVLLTLVGLLVTLLQPILDALGGVVANLLNGLLGIQLGLVDVSLLDLNCGGTSVKLVY; encoded by the coding sequence ATGATCTCACATCAAAACACCAGTGCTGATCAAGTCTCGGTCTCACGCCAGAAACGGTGTGAGGCCGTCTGCCAGCGTGGTTCGATTGCAGTGATGGCAGCGATTTTCTTGTCTATTATGGTTATTTTGTTGTCGTCGATTGATATCGGCTACATGTTTTACATGAAACGGGATTTGCAAAAATCGGCTGACCTGGCGGCGCTGGCAGGTGCCCAGCAGCTGGTCAGCGTGCCGTTAACCGGAAATCCGGTGCCTACGGCATGCGCGGCGACGGACGGGCCTGTATTGGCCGCCATAGGCAATGCACAGATGAACGGTTTTTCAATTGTTGCCCCTAATCCGATGGGAAATTCCATCAATGTTACTTGCGGCCGATGGGATCCGATTGCCAACGCGGCTATGAAGCCGAATTATTTTTCGGCGCCCGCTGCAGGAACACGCTTGAACGCAGTAAGGATTGTGATGGCGCAGAAAGTGCCGATTTTTTTTGGATTGGGCACGCATACTCTTAATGCTCAGGCGATTGCTTCAACCAGCGATCCTTACGCAGCATTTTCAGTCGGATCGCAACTATTGCAGCTCAACGGCGGGTTGGTACCCGGCCTGCTGTCGGCAATCGGGCTAAATCTGAATGGTACATCTCTGGTGTCATACAACGGGCTGGCTAACGTATCTGTCACGCCAAACGGTTTGCTGAAGGCTCTTGGATTTGAAATTCCGTTGCATGCCGATATCGGAACGGTGAAACAGATATTGCAGTTGAATACTGCCGGATGCAGTAACGGCATGTGCACTTTACAGGCGCTGTTGGGAGCGATTACCACCGTAGGCGGTCAGCAGGACCTGATCAGTGCGCTTGGAGGGCTGACAGTGGGCCAGCTCAATGTATTGATACCGCTGTTGTCTGACGCCAGCGGACAAGGCGGCTTGTTTACGCTGGTTAATGTGGCGGACGGACAATCCGCGCTGGATGCAAATCTGAACGCCTTGAATGTGTTGAATACGGTGATAGGGGTGGCCAACAGCCACCGTTTTGGATCGGTAAACTTGAATGTCGCTTTACCCGGCGTCGCAACTGTGACGACGCAGGTTGGCATAGTGGAGCCGCCTTCGATTGGCATTGGCGGCATCGGCACCACTGCCTTTACTTCGCAGGTGCGATTGTATCTGCATATCCAAAGCAATTTGTTAAACCTGGGACTGCTTAAGCTTGATCTGCCAATCATCGTCGATGTCGTCAACGGACTCGGTACGATAAGCGAGATGTGCACAAAAAAAGACAGCAGCGGCCGCGACCTGGCCAAGATTGATGTGCAGGCGCCGGTACTCAGCCTTTGCGCTGGCAGTATAAATGGCGCTGTCGACGGCAGTACGGTTTTTTCAACCAACGGTGCTTGCAAGAAGAACCTGACGGATTGGCCTATGGTCAATCTTCTCAACGGGGTGCTGAAAGTGAACAAAGCAATTGCTATTGATGGATTGCAGAATAACAGCAGTCTGTCCTTGTACAAAGGACAGACGCTTACTACAGGCAGCAATAGTTTACCGATTGGGACAACCGTATCGAATTTGTTTTCGGCGTTGACGGGTGCCTTGGCCGGCAACCTCCTGGGTCAGGGACAAGGAGGAGTGACCAACAATAATCTGGCGAGCGGCCTTCTTTCTAACATGGGCAATAACTCAAGCACGGTTCTTAGCTATACACAGACGGTTGCGGGGAATTTGCAAACTTTCGTTAACGGTTTGGGAGCGACGGTTCAGAGTCTGCTGAGCGGCGTATTAACGTTGAATCTGCTGAATGTATTGAATAGCGTAGGAAGCTTGGTGGGCGGACTGCTTACTACATTGGGGAATATATTGGGTGGATTGATCGGAGCGTGCGGCTTGATCGGACACAATTCACAGGCTTGCGTAGCGGGCAGTCTTTCCGGAAGCCAGGGCGGTGGCGCGGGAGCAATCACCAATGTCCTCCTGACCCTGGTTGGCCTTCTGGTCACTCTACTGCAACCCATCCTGGATGCACTGGGGGGTGTCGTAGCAAACTTGCTCAACGGTTTGCTTGGCATCCAGCTAGGCCTGGTCGATGTCAGTTTGCTTGATTTGAATTGCGGCGGCACCAGCGTCAAGCTGGTTTATTAG
- a CDS encoding haloacid dehalogenase-like hydrolase encodes MANNKARTWWAGLILCAASCCAQAEIVLDHWPAAAAEKLKTVIAANANQGAFAVFDMDNTSYRYDLEESLLPFMEMKGLLTRNKLPASLRLIPFKDTPQFKESLYSYYQRLCEIDDQVCYPWVAQVFAGFTLRELKMQVDQLMAYGKPISVRYYEGAGIKSSEVKAPQLFTGMRELYQALMQSGIEVYVISAASEDLARMLLADPKYGYNVKPQNVIGVSMLLKNRKTAEVTTVRKLVTEGKYRPDALLDYELTPALWAPLTWFQGKPAAISTYIDEWKRPILVAGDTPVSDGPMLFHKTDVEKGGVRVWVNRKDKYMQQLNGMQQQNAARQKELGLPVTADKNWIVVTPDAIQ; translated from the coding sequence ATGGCGAACAACAAGGCAAGAACATGGTGGGCCGGGCTTATACTTTGCGCGGCGTCCTGCTGCGCTCAGGCGGAAATCGTACTGGATCACTGGCCCGCGGCGGCGGCTGAGAAACTCAAGACAGTCATTGCCGCTAACGCCAACCAGGGTGCGTTCGCCGTGTTCGATATGGACAACACCAGTTATCGTTACGACCTGGAAGAATCGCTGCTGCCTTTCATGGAAATGAAAGGCTTGTTAACCCGGAACAAGCTGCCGGCGTCGCTCAGGCTGATTCCATTCAAGGACACGCCACAGTTCAAGGAAAGCCTCTACAGCTACTACCAGCGCCTGTGCGAGATCGACGACCAGGTTTGCTATCCGTGGGTGGCGCAGGTGTTTGCCGGCTTCACATTGCGCGAGCTGAAGATGCAAGTCGACCAGCTGATGGCGTACGGCAAACCGATATCTGTTAGGTATTACGAAGGCGCCGGGATCAAATCCTCCGAGGTGAAAGCGCCCCAGCTGTTTACCGGCATGCGCGAGCTGTACCAGGCCTTGATGCAGAGCGGCATTGAAGTCTACGTGATAAGCGCCGCCAGCGAGGACCTGGCGCGCATGCTGCTGGCCGATCCCAAATACGGTTACAACGTCAAGCCGCAGAATGTGATCGGTGTCAGCATGCTGCTGAAGAATCGCAAGACGGCTGAAGTGACCACGGTGCGCAAGCTGGTGACCGAAGGAAAATACCGACCCGATGCGCTGCTCGATTACGAGCTGACTCCCGCCTTGTGGGCGCCGCTCACCTGGTTCCAGGGCAAGCCGGCGGCGATCAGCACCTATATCGATGAATGGAAACGTCCGATCCTGGTGGCCGGCGATACGCCGGTCAGCGACGGTCCGATGCTGTTTCACAAGACCGATGTCGAGAAGGGCGGGGTAAGGGTCTGGGTCAACCGCAAGGACAAATACATGCAGCAGCTGAACGGCATGCAGCAGCAGAATGCCGCGCGCCAGAAAGAGCTCGGTCTGCCGGTGACGGCTGACAAGAACTGGATCGTCGTCACCCCCGACGCCATTCAATAA
- a CDS encoding tetratricopeptide repeat protein: MRQEAGEKAPTPDNKGMYLGLIRQMQEQGMYFASLAHIDAYEQQNGSTPEVQRLRADALRETRQGAAADAAYRKLLSSSEASAAWHGLGLLTAQNGDYKAAVTSLREAVKREPTNPVMLSDLGYAMLRSGDIAAARMPLAQAAELAPDNRKMIGNLALLLLVSGEAEKARAVMDKGSLSVDSRATVYRLAAEIGQQQPVVVAVQEHAGGAKKIGSESAVNASKNAGKNANPASPPATPFQSMLDRFGNGS, translated from the coding sequence TTGCGCCAGGAAGCCGGCGAAAAAGCGCCGACTCCGGACAACAAAGGTATGTATCTCGGTTTGATCCGGCAAATGCAGGAGCAGGGCATGTATTTCGCATCACTGGCGCATATCGATGCCTACGAACAGCAAAATGGCAGCACCCCGGAAGTCCAGCGTCTGCGTGCTGACGCTTTGCGCGAAACCCGGCAGGGTGCTGCGGCAGATGCGGCTTACCGCAAATTGCTGAGCTCTTCCGAAGCGAGCGCTGCCTGGCATGGCCTGGGCCTGCTGACGGCGCAAAACGGCGACTATAAGGCTGCCGTTACTTCGTTGCGGGAAGCGGTAAAGCGTGAGCCGACCAATCCCGTGATGTTGAGCGATCTGGGCTATGCGATGCTGCGTAGCGGCGATATAGCCGCCGCCAGAATGCCGCTAGCGCAGGCCGCCGAATTGGCTCCGGACAATCGGAAGATGATAGGCAATCTGGCGCTTCTGTTATTGGTTTCAGGTGAAGCTGAGAAGGCGCGCGCAGTCATGGACAAGGGTAGCTTGTCTGTGGACAGTCGCGCCACTGTATATCGCTTGGCCGCAGAAATCGGTCAGCAGCAGCCGGTGGTGGTCGCGGTTCAGGAACATGCTGGCGGTGCAAAAAAAATCGGCAGCGAATCCGCTGTTAATGCCAGTAAAAACGCCGGTAAAAATGCAAATCCGGCATCACCGCCTGCGACGCCATTCCAGTCTATGCTGGATCGGTTTGGCAACGGCAGCTGA
- a CDS encoding sigma 54-interacting transcriptional regulator → MQNKPLQESLDIYVWEGKSDIADRISQCLASFDIEVIRADGMAVTRDQVASRPSLAVISVTVIEQAEFSADAWQKSHGMPVIWVAEVGRAANPRVYPVEYSHILMLDFTCAELRKLVFRLASELHASTGADRAPQPLIAQSESMQALVAEAEAFADCESSVLIIGETGVGKERIAQLLHQRHGRYRHGPFVAVNCGAIPDGLFESLFFGHAKGAFTGALLAHKGYFEQADGGTLFLDEIGDLPLYQQVKLLRVLEQSTVTRLGSQTEVKLDFRLVAATNRNLREQVQQDMFRADLYYRLAVIELRVPNLEERGRVDKIAIFSTLLAQTYEQIPQPPDWLLELVAAAKFAGNVRELRNVAERVGIIYRQLGVWDRVRIDRVFDKLGTMERVNEGSDLTAVRKKWDLAERSRILSVLDANGWRRQDTAHALGISRKVLWEKMRKFQIADTEAVGEAE, encoded by the coding sequence ATGCAAAACAAACCTTTGCAAGAAAGTCTCGATATCTACGTATGGGAAGGCAAGTCCGATATTGCCGACCGGATTTCGCAATGCCTGGCGAGTTTCGATATCGAGGTGATCCGTGCCGACGGCATGGCGGTGACGCGCGACCAGGTAGCGTCGCGGCCGTCGCTGGCGGTGATTTCGGTGACGGTGATCGAGCAGGCCGAGTTTTCCGCCGACGCCTGGCAGAAATCGCACGGCATGCCGGTGATCTGGGTGGCCGAAGTGGGGCGTGCCGCCAATCCGCGTGTGTATCCGGTCGAGTACTCGCACATCCTGATGCTTGACTTTACCTGCGCCGAATTGCGCAAGCTGGTGTTCCGCCTGGCTTCCGAGCTGCATGCCAGCACCGGCGCCGATCGCGCGCCGCAGCCGCTGATTGCGCAGTCGGAGAGCATGCAGGCCTTGGTGGCCGAGGCTGAGGCCTTTGCCGATTGTGAGTCGAGCGTGCTGATCATCGGCGAGACCGGCGTCGGCAAGGAACGCATCGCCCAGCTCTTGCATCAGCGCCACGGCCGTTACCGCCATGGACCGTTTGTCGCCGTCAACTGCGGCGCCATTCCGGACGGCTTGTTCGAGTCGCTGTTTTTCGGCCATGCCAAAGGCGCGTTCACCGGCGCCTTGCTGGCGCACAAGGGCTATTTCGAGCAGGCCGACGGCGGCACCTTGTTTCTTGATGAAATCGGCGACTTGCCCTTGTACCAGCAGGTCAAGCTATTGCGCGTGCTGGAACAGAGCACCGTCACCCGGCTCGGTTCGCAAACCGAGGTCAAGCTGGATTTCCGGCTGGTGGCGGCGACCAACCGCAATCTGCGCGAACAGGTGCAGCAAGACATGTTTCGCGCCGACCTGTATTACCGGCTGGCGGTGATCGAACTGCGCGTGCCAAACCTGGAAGAGCGCGGCAGGGTCGACAAGATAGCGATTTTCAGCACCTTGCTGGCGCAGACCTACGAGCAGATCCCGCAACCGCCGGACTGGCTGCTGGAGCTGGTGGCTGCAGCCAAGTTTGCCGGCAACGTGCGCGAGCTGCGCAACGTGGCGGAGCGGGTCGGCATCATCTACCGCCAGCTGGGCGTCTGGGACCGTGTCCGCATCGACCGGGTATTCGACAAGCTGGGCACCATGGAACGGGTCAACGAAGGCAGCGACCTGACCGCGGTACGCAAGAAATGGGACCTGGCCGAGCGCAGCCGGATTCTCTCGGTGCTGGACGCCAACGGCTGGCGGCGCCAGGATACCGCGCATGCGCTGGGCATCAGCCGTAAAGTGCTGTGGGAAAAAATGCGCAAGTTCCAGATTGCGGATACGGAGGCGGTGGGCGAGGCTGAGTAA
- a CDS encoding DUF3613 domain-containing protein yields the protein MKAQGILGQYVLFIGSALLATAGIPEAFAQTNSPLTGKLLQGPVAATANPPTPAAQPAAVSASATSPAAAAAPVQTAEPAAPAARETRVRVGDVTHILLQAQADGRVAGPRLPMLGATADASWQRYLDSFRHPLPEFYEIKVTKSPSN from the coding sequence ATGAAAGCGCAAGGAATCCTCGGTCAATACGTTCTGTTTATCGGCTCCGCGTTACTGGCGACAGCCGGGATTCCTGAAGCGTTTGCACAGACCAATTCTCCGCTTACCGGAAAGCTGTTGCAGGGGCCTGTGGCGGCCACGGCAAACCCGCCGACGCCGGCCGCTCAACCTGCGGCCGTCAGTGCATCCGCCACCTCCCCCGCAGCCGCTGCCGCGCCTGTGCAGACAGCAGAGCCCGCAGCGCCGGCGGCGCGGGAAACAAGAGTACGCGTCGGTGACGTCACGCACATCTTATTGCAGGCGCAAGCCGATGGTCGTGTCGCCGGTCCTCGCTTGCCGATGCTGGGGGCGACAGCCGACGCCAGTTGGCAACGTTACCTGGATAGCTTCAGGCATCCATTGCCGGAATTTTATGAAATCAAAGTAACAAAGAGTCCCTCAAACTGA
- a CDS encoding DUF4282 domain-containing protein, which translates to MTNTHQRLAKLSYFFGFERLIAPVLIKLIYWIGIVVILIAGATSLVNTVDGIGRMLLTLAALLFSLLIWRLFSELLILAFNIYERLVEIRDLLAAKGTPAATIQPALREGD; encoded by the coding sequence ATGACGAACACCCATCAACGATTGGCAAAGCTGTCTTATTTTTTTGGATTTGAACGATTGATAGCACCGGTTCTGATCAAGCTGATTTATTGGATCGGCATTGTGGTGATCCTGATTGCCGGTGCGACCAGCTTGGTTAACACCGTAGATGGCATAGGAAGGATGCTGCTTACCTTGGCAGCCTTGCTGTTTTCCCTGCTGATCTGGCGCTTGTTCAGCGAGCTTCTGATCCTGGCATTTAATATTTACGAACGGCTGGTTGAAATCCGCGATTTGCTCGCAGCTAAGGGCACACCGGCGGCAACGATCCAACCAGCCTTGCGCGAAGGTGACTGA
- a CDS encoding type II secretion system F family protein, which yields MNTTQHTLIILAILLMAAALLLVGAALLARAWRLKRNLATVEQKIAAHDRPSAAPDIQTPGWRDRLMALSANWIDTPVGRQFVAEEDRHLLDQCGVNDLRGKSLFFVARIVLAIGFSVLGLLLFAREGWLSVLLILFFGIALGYMLPKWVMQRVAIKRQRSAAEELPLLIDLLRLLQGVGLSVDQSLHVIENEFSNVLKVLGEELAIAGRQYSTGRSREQSMRRFSTVFDNEDLHAVSRLLVQVEHHGGAVQEPLKQFSERIREQRKLDMKERVGKLTVKMTGVMVLTLLPGLLVITGGMGFLAVIRALSKMGANI from the coding sequence GTGAATACAACACAACATACGCTGATTATCCTGGCGATCCTGCTGATGGCTGCGGCCTTGTTGCTGGTGGGGGCGGCGTTGCTGGCAAGAGCGTGGAGGCTTAAGCGTAATCTGGCCACGGTTGAGCAAAAGATTGCGGCGCACGACAGGCCCTCGGCTGCGCCCGATATACAGACGCCGGGCTGGCGCGATCGTCTGATGGCGCTTAGTGCAAATTGGATTGATACGCCAGTGGGGCGTCAGTTTGTAGCGGAAGAAGACAGGCATTTGCTGGATCAATGCGGCGTCAATGATTTGCGCGGAAAATCGCTGTTTTTCGTGGCTCGAATAGTGCTGGCGATCGGTTTTTCCGTGTTGGGCCTATTGTTGTTTGCGCGCGAAGGATGGTTATCGGTGCTGTTGATTCTATTCTTTGGCATTGCACTGGGATATATGTTGCCGAAATGGGTAATGCAGCGAGTTGCAATCAAGCGCCAGCGTTCGGCTGCGGAAGAGTTGCCGTTGTTGATAGATTTGCTGCGCTTGTTGCAGGGCGTAGGTTTATCGGTTGACCAGAGCCTGCATGTCATTGAAAACGAATTCAGCAATGTGCTTAAGGTATTGGGAGAGGAGCTGGCGATCGCCGGCCGCCAATACAGCACAGGGCGAAGCAGGGAGCAATCGATGCGGCGCTTTTCGACGGTGTTCGACAATGAGGATTTGCACGCGGTATCGCGCTTGCTGGTGCAGGTAGAGCATCACGGTGGCGCAGTGCAGGAACCGCTCAAGCAGTTCAGCGAACGGATCCGTGAGCAACGCAAGCTGGATATGAAGGAGAGGGTGGGGAAACTGACGGTGAAGATGACCGGCGTCATGGTGCTGACCCTGCTGCCTGGGTTGCTGGTTATTACCGGCGGCATGGGCTTTCTGGCAGTGATCCGGGCACTCTCGAAAATGGGAGCAAATATATGA
- a CDS encoding type II secretion system F family protein, translated as MPIALWLLAVALLLTGTGLWLWQRAQQRSQQDVSAAFVNRQIEGMQATQMQPQDGGERPPQLQLQIEALRHFFLRAGIEHPSSRLYVQLLVPAIGLPLLALILGGWLSALGTLMLYAMVLVFYFWLRSSKLQRTMVRQLPGFLDTLVRLVTIGNSIGAAFQTGIAGAEGPLRVVLDRANRQVQAGVDLEHALRHQAGIFRFKELDLVAAVIGVSSRFGGRSDLVLERMAAFMRDLEHAQNELVALSAEIRLSAWIMGLLPVAIGMFLIIFNNNMFVNMWHDPIGKKMLIGALVLELLGGYGLFRLAKSV; from the coding sequence ATGCCTATCGCTCTTTGGCTGCTTGCGGTTGCACTGCTGTTGACTGGAACCGGCCTATGGCTGTGGCAGCGCGCACAGCAGCGTTCGCAGCAGGATGTCAGTGCTGCATTCGTGAATCGGCAGATTGAGGGGATGCAAGCAACGCAGATGCAGCCCCAGGATGGGGGCGAACGGCCACCGCAACTGCAGTTGCAGATAGAAGCTTTACGCCATTTTTTCTTGCGCGCAGGGATCGAACATCCCAGCAGCAGGCTGTATGTCCAACTCCTGGTGCCTGCCATCGGTTTACCTCTGCTGGCTCTGATATTGGGCGGATGGCTGTCGGCGTTGGGAACGCTGATGTTATATGCCATGGTGCTGGTTTTTTATTTTTGGTTGAGAAGTTCGAAATTGCAACGCACCATGGTGCGGCAACTACCGGGATTCCTGGATACCTTGGTACGCCTGGTCACTATCGGCAACAGCATAGGTGCAGCATTTCAAACTGGCATCGCCGGCGCCGAGGGGCCGTTGCGGGTAGTACTGGATCGGGCCAACCGGCAAGTGCAAGCCGGTGTCGATTTGGAACATGCCTTGCGCCACCAGGCAGGGATTTTTCGATTTAAGGAACTTGATCTGGTAGCCGCCGTAATCGGGGTTTCTTCACGCTTTGGCGGACGCTCCGATCTGGTCTTGGAACGCATGGCTGCATTCATGCGAGACCTGGAGCATGCACAAAATGAATTGGTCGCCTTGTCGGCGGAGATTCGATTGTCGGCCTGGATCATGGGTCTCTTGCCGGTCGCTATTGGCATGTTCCTGATCATTTTTAACAACAATATGTTTGTCAATATGTGGCATGACCCGATTGGGAAAAAGATGTTGATTGGCGCACTCGTGCTCGAGTTGTTGGGCGGTTACGGTCTATTCCGACTGGCCAAGTCGGTCTGA
- a CDS encoding DUF2968 domain-containing protein — MNVNVRNAVRAVCGLGLGMLIAGLSVNALAQPAPASSAPTAVSPTPPTAPQPAANSTISELQQLMQSQSISEMRTTYNGNYGASLLFKPESRTYYVALFQQKNFWRVVKTQSDGQAEQIYKSFVGQTEKLAEVDIRRIKLEAEKSYTEQLIAAQETRLNALQNDLVVQQQQEQNVSVQQDQARQQAQLLSNKQQAARSELRGLQNRIRTLEAQQTVLDNVNYSDPKSGKK, encoded by the coding sequence ATGAATGTAAATGTACGCAATGCAGTCCGCGCAGTGTGCGGTTTAGGACTGGGAATGCTCATTGCCGGTTTGTCGGTCAACGCCTTGGCGCAGCCGGCGCCCGCCAGTTCCGCGCCGACCGCCGTTTCTCCTACTCCGCCCACTGCCCCTCAGCCTGCGGCCAACAGCACCATCAGCGAATTGCAGCAATTGATGCAGAGCCAAAGCATCAGCGAGATGCGCACTACCTACAACGGCAATTACGGCGCCAGCCTGCTGTTCAAGCCGGAGAGCCGTACTTATTATGTCGCCCTGTTCCAGCAAAAGAATTTCTGGCGCGTCGTAAAAACCCAGTCGGATGGGCAAGCCGAGCAGATTTACAAGAGTTTTGTCGGCCAGACCGAAAAGCTGGCTGAGGTCGATATCCGCCGCATCAAGCTGGAAGCGGAGAAAAGCTACACCGAGCAGCTGATTGCAGCCCAGGAAACCCGCCTCAATGCCTTGCAGAACGATCTGGTGGTGCAACAGCAGCAAGAGCAGAACGTCAGCGTCCAGCAGGACCAGGCACGCCAGCAGGCACAGCTGCTGAGCAACAAGCAGCAAGCGGCGCGCAGCGAATTGCGTGGTTTGCAGAACCGTATCCGCACGCTGGAAGCCCAGCAGACCGTACTGGATAACGTCAATTACAGTGATCCCAAGAGCGGCAAGAAGTAA
- a CDS encoding porin, giving the protein MKLRFLLGGCVAALASQTTCAQSSVIFYGRIDTAIRYSTNQNIAGDKLLELTSGGASGSRWGVKGSEDLGGGMKAVFTLENGFEPDTGKAAQSGRLFGRQAWVGLSGKLGTLTAGRHYSPVYNVEFANEPFGWANVYESGFIYDNYTGGNRWDNSLFYQYKVGPVSGSLMYGFGEQAGSNRNGNKLGGSLAYEFGQAAVSAAYQQTHDAQGVADHKVWTAGGYYPIGALKLFLSYLNHRSDLTPQKNDVWATGASYAATPAVELYGGFYYDRQREQDGSKRTVVGMFNYKLSKRTNVYLQADYSKVDAGYASNVFDVYAFPTTKDASGAVTDFIKSRTSIMVGVRHQF; this is encoded by the coding sequence ATGAAACTACGCTTCCTGTTAGGCGGCTGTGTTGCCGCCCTGGCCAGCCAGACAACCTGCGCCCAGTCGTCGGTCATCTTTTATGGCCGTATCGATACTGCCATCCGTTACAGCACCAACCAGAACATCGCCGGCGATAAATTGCTTGAACTGACTTCCGGCGGCGCCAGCGGCAGCCGCTGGGGCGTGAAGGGCAGCGAGGACCTGGGTGGCGGAATGAAGGCGGTCTTTACGCTGGAGAACGGCTTCGAGCCGGATACCGGCAAAGCCGCGCAAAGCGGTCGCCTGTTCGGCCGCCAGGCCTGGGTCGGCTTGTCGGGTAAGCTGGGAACGCTGACCGCCGGGCGCCATTACAGCCCGGTGTATAACGTCGAGTTTGCCAATGAGCCTTTCGGCTGGGCCAATGTCTATGAATCAGGCTTCATCTACGACAATTACACCGGCGGCAACCGTTGGGACAATTCGCTGTTTTACCAGTACAAGGTAGGGCCGGTGTCGGGTTCGCTGATGTACGGTTTCGGCGAACAGGCAGGCAGCAACCGCAACGGCAACAAGCTGGGCGGCAGCCTCGCTTATGAGTTCGGACAGGCCGCCGTCAGCGCCGCCTACCAGCAGACCCATGACGCCCAGGGCGTGGCCGATCACAAGGTATGGACCGCCGGCGGTTATTATCCGATCGGCGCGTTGAAACTGTTTCTCAGTTACCTGAACCACCGCAGCGACCTGACGCCGCAAAAGAACGATGTCTGGGCAACCGGCGCTTCCTATGCGGCGACGCCGGCGGTAGAGCTGTACGGGGGCTTCTATTACGATCGCCAGCGTGAGCAGGACGGCAGCAAACGTACCGTGGTGGGCATGTTCAACTACAAATTGTCGAAACGTACCAATGTCTACCTGCAGGCTGATTACAGCAAGGTCGATGCGGGTTATGCCAGTAATGTGTTTGACGTTTATGCGTTTCCAACGACCAAGGATGCCAGCGGCGCCGTGACCGATTTCATCAAGTCGCGTACAAGCATCATGGTGGGCGTACGCCACCAATTTTGA